In Gossypium arboreum isolate Shixiya-1 chromosome 6, ASM2569848v2, whole genome shotgun sequence, the following are encoded in one genomic region:
- the LOC128293837 gene encoding uncharacterized protein LOC128293837 — MQGGHVWCAKVLQEINKAKARANTMHIVCHDRDNLWFRVTEFDKSHQGITGGQYRVHLRNRTCDCGRFDALRYPCAHVIAACQNLRLDPMSYVDDVYKLEYMYNVWRHIFPPVPDERKWPSVSLAPFKLLPDRELRRKLKGRPCSTRIRNNMDIRETTNQQKLCGWCRNPGHTSRSCPNRNS; from the coding sequence ATGCAGGGAGGCCATGTATGGTGCGCaaaggtattgcaagaaattaacaaggcgaaGGCACGGGCGAACACTATGCACATAGTTTGTCACGATCGAGACAACTTATGGTTTCGTGTGACAGAGTTTGACAAATCGCACCAAGGTATTACTGGCgggcaatatcgtgtacacttAAGAAATAGGACTTGCGATTGTGGGAGGTTTGATGCACTTCGTTATCCATGCGCTCATGTAATTGCAGCTTGTCAAAATCTTCGTCTGGATCCCATGAGCTATGTCGATGACGTGTACAAATTGGAATACATGTACAACGTATGGAGACACATATTCCCACCGGTCCCAGATGAGCGTAAGTGGCCCTCTGTATCGCTTGCTCCGTTTAAGCTGTTACCGGATAGAGAGTTGCGGCGTAAACTAAAGGGTCGACCTTGCTCGACTAGAATACGCAACAATATGGATATCCGAGAAACAACAAATCAACAGAAGTTATGtggatggtgtaggaacccaggcCATACAAGTAGATCATGTCCGAATCGCAATAGTTGA
- the LOC108474385 gene encoding uncharacterized protein LOC108474385 gives MATSSRRTSGPVLRSLSPSGRFCSHYASQSSSSSSSSAFAFSSSSFSSRSSTFFNQHRSISPPRVNMYNHSSSAPSVRFSLDNRPISPNRSIATIRRNTDAVQNLEKRQQKRTCMCSPTTHPGSFRCSLHKGFNNSNAVSSYAPSNRLNARRSAMTNSLVRIGGVEGDLVKRALSALIRPSSHQQRRRAAFQPRPSRLSVMSKAEDL, from the coding sequence ATGGCGACATCTTCTAGACGAACGAGCGGTCCGGTTCTCCGATCCCTCTCCCCATCCGGCCGCTTCTGTTCTCACTACGCTTCTCagtcttcatcttcttcctcttcctctGCTTTTGCCTTTTCGAGTTCAAGCTTTTCTTCACGCTCTTCAACTTTCTTTAATCAACACAGATCTATCTCTCCGCCACGTGTCAATATGTACAACCACTCTTCATCGGCGCCATCTGTGCGTTTCTCGCTGGATAACCGCCCGATCTCGCCGAACCGTTCGATAGCCACCATCCGTAGAAACACCGATGCGGTGCAGAATTTAGAGAAGCGACAGCAGAAGAGGACTTGTATGTGTTCCCCAACGACGCATCCGGGATCCTTCCGTTGCAGTCTTCATAAAGGTTTCAATAATTCGAATGCGGTGTCGAGTTACGCACCAAGCAATCGGCTCAACGCGCGTAGATCTGCGATGACAAACTCGCTGGTGAGGATTGGTGGAGTCGAAGGAGATCTGGTTAAGAGAGCTTTGTCGGCTTTGATTAGGCCTTCCTCTCACCAGCAGCGTCGCCGAGCAGCGTTCCAGCCGAGGCCGAGCCGGCTTTCCGTGATGTCTAAAGCGGAGGATTTATGA